A stretch of the Psychroserpens sp. Hel_I_66 genome encodes the following:
- a CDS encoding 4'-phosphopantetheinyl transferase family protein — protein MSEIFCGNIEIIIKDFQTLPEDKLDLKLFKIQLSSYVHLVSELTSVLNLEELKRANSFHFEKDKNRFIICRSILKFLLSKFTKISLSQIEIRKDTNNKPYIISYEVIHFNVSHSEDFVIIAIDKQPIGVDLEFLNKSFDFSEILPSVFNKIEIDNILNSENKPHTFFTYWTRKEAVVKATGKGMTDHVIQIPALDGLHSVNPKLIEGFEDLNVLSFDINKDYVGSIASSKDLTKNSQIQVYDLPKTIEALK, from the coding sequence ATGAGTGAGATTTTCTGCGGAAATATTGAAATTATAATTAAAGATTTCCAAACTCTACCTGAAGATAAACTAGATTTAAAATTATTTAAAATTCAACTCTCCTCCTATGTTCACTTAGTTTCAGAATTAACAAGTGTTTTAAATTTAGAAGAATTAAAACGTGCAAATTCATTTCATTTTGAAAAGGATAAAAACAGATTTATAATCTGTAGATCTATACTAAAATTTCTGCTTTCAAAATTTACTAAAATTTCCTTAAGCCAAATTGAAATCAGAAAAGACACCAACAATAAACCATATATAATATCTTATGAAGTAATTCACTTTAATGTATCACATTCTGAAGACTTTGTGATTATAGCAATTGACAAACAACCTATTGGTGTTGATTTAGAATTTTTAAATAAAAGTTTTGATTTTTCAGAAATATTGCCTTCTGTATTTAACAAAATTGAAATCGATAACATTTTAAATTCAGAAAATAAACCACATACTTTTTTCACTTATTGGACAAGAAAAGAGGCTGTTGTGAAAGCCACAGGAAAAGGCATGACTGATCATGTTATTCAAATTCCTGCTTTAGATGGTTTGCATTCTGTAAATCCTAAATTGATTGAAGGCTTTGAGGATTTGAATGTTCTTAGTTTTGATATTAATAAAGATTACGTAGGCTCAATTGCCTCAAGTAAAGACTTGACTAAAAATAGCCAAATACAAGTTTATGATCTTCCAAAAACTATTGAAGCTTTAAAATAG
- a CDS encoding DegT/DnrJ/EryC1/StrS family aminotransferase — protein sequence MNSKIWLSSPHMGGTEQSYVNNAFDTNWIAPLGPHVVGFESDIQEYLNQSIHVAALSSGTAALHLGLILLNVGHGDEVICQSKTFSASANPIIYQGAIPVFVDSEKDTWNICPEQLEIAIKDRISKGKKPKAIIAVHLYGMPYKAKEIGAISKKYDIPVLEDSAEALGSSYHGEKCGTFGDIAVLSFNGNKIITTSGGGALVSKNPEIKEKAVFLATQARDKAVEYLHSSIGYNYRLSNVLAGIGRGQMEVLDDRVKARRRVYEFYKESFNDIEELKFNDDHEGFYSNRWLSCVLTPSEGIREGIRLSLEKDNIETRPLWKPMHQQPVFKDYPQYLNGISDELFEKGLCLPSGSNLTDDELNRVSSAIKTYFRA from the coding sequence ATGAATTCAAAAATATGGTTGTCTTCACCTCATATGGGTGGAACAGAACAATCTTATGTAAATAATGCTTTCGATACGAATTGGATCGCTCCATTGGGACCTCATGTGGTTGGTTTTGAGAGCGATATTCAAGAATATCTCAATCAAAGCATTCATGTGGCAGCCTTAAGCTCTGGTACTGCTGCATTACACTTAGGTTTGATATTGTTGAATGTAGGTCATGGAGATGAAGTTATTTGCCAGAGTAAAACATTCTCTGCATCTGCCAACCCAATAATCTATCAAGGAGCTATCCCAGTATTTGTGGATAGCGAAAAAGATACTTGGAACATATGTCCAGAACAATTAGAAATTGCTATAAAAGACCGTATTAGCAAAGGAAAAAAGCCTAAAGCCATTATCGCTGTGCATCTCTACGGAATGCCATATAAGGCAAAAGAAATCGGAGCTATCTCTAAAAAATACGATATTCCGGTTTTAGAAGATAGTGCAGAGGCACTTGGAAGTTCTTATCACGGAGAGAAGTGTGGAACTTTTGGGGATATTGCTGTCTTGTCATTCAATGGAAATAAAATCATAACCACCTCAGGAGGAGGTGCGTTAGTAAGCAAAAATCCAGAAATAAAAGAAAAAGCTGTCTTTCTCGCTACCCAAGCAAGAGATAAAGCTGTTGAATATTTACATTCTTCAATAGGCTATAATTATAGATTGTCTAATGTACTTGCTGGAATTGGGAGAGGTCAAATGGAAGTTTTAGATGATCGCGTAAAGGCAAGACGTCGCGTATATGAATTTTATAAGGAAAGTTTTAATGACATTGAAGAACTTAAATTTAATGATGATCATGAAGGGTTTTATAGTAATCGTTGGCTATCTTGTGTGCTAACACCTTCCGAAGGCATAAGAGAAGGGATTAGATTGAGTTTAGAAAAGGATAATATTGAAACCCGACCCCTTTGGAAACCAATGCACCAACAGCCTGTATTTAAGGATTACCCGCAATATCTCAATGGTATTTCAGATGAGTTGTTTGAAAAAGGCTTATGTTTGCCTAGCGGTTCTAACTTAACTGATGATGAACTAAATAGAGTATCATCTGCAATAAAAACTTATTTTAGAGCATGA
- a CDS encoding polysaccharide biosynthesis protein: MIKKFLQDISDKYASKWLVMLFDLCIIAFAFIAAYIIRFNFIINFDVLIMLKQIPFVFLAALISFIITGSYKGVVRFTGFKDVINIIIGVNILATILIVSTFFSRRFNYESIFNISGSVIYIHLLLNILFLVGSKLFIKSVYNKLMQDFKTQKRVLIFGAGNAGMITYDAISNDPTNSHKVIGFIDDNERKIGKKINTLLVYSLEKIDQELIERDNIEEVIISVQNIDSSRLLQISGLLFELGLKVKIVPPVQHWIDGDLSLGQIKEVNIEDLLGRDPISITNPALLDEYENQIILISGAAGSIGSEIAKKATNYNYKKLILIDTAESPLYDLQQEFVQKNVKNFIAIVADVRDFRRMEKLFQQYKPNIVFHAAAYKHVPLMENNPFEAVTVNIGGTRHMASLSVKYGVNKFVLISTDKAVNPTNVMGATKRIAELYVNCLQGKGKTKFITTRFGNVLGSNGSVIPLFKKQIDNGGPLTVTHKDITRYFMTISEACQLVLEAATMGNGGEIFVFDMGESVKIYDLAKNMIILSGLRFPEDIDIKITGLRPGEKIYEELLADGENTRPTYHDKIMIAKTKQIDVLTISDKISNLCAVSSKSQNLEIVSLIKEIIPEYISNNSKYEVLDSKK, encoded by the coding sequence ATGATTAAAAAGTTTTTACAAGATATATCAGATAAATATGCGTCTAAATGGCTGGTTATGCTGTTTGACTTGTGCATTATAGCTTTTGCTTTTATTGCTGCATATATTATTCGATTTAATTTTATAATCAACTTTGACGTCTTAATTATGCTAAAGCAAATTCCATTTGTTTTCTTAGCAGCATTAATAAGTTTTATCATTACTGGCTCCTACAAAGGGGTTGTTAGATTTACAGGTTTTAAGGATGTAATCAATATTATAATTGGCGTTAATATATTGGCGACGATATTAATTGTCTCGACATTTTTTAGCCGAAGATTTAATTATGAGAGCATCTTCAATATTTCTGGTTCTGTAATTTACATTCACTTGTTACTTAACATTCTATTTTTAGTTGGTTCAAAACTTTTCATAAAGTCTGTTTACAACAAGCTAATGCAGGATTTTAAAACGCAAAAACGTGTTTTGATTTTTGGAGCGGGAAACGCAGGAATGATTACCTACGATGCCATTTCAAACGATCCTACAAATAGTCACAAGGTCATCGGTTTTATTGATGATAACGAGAGAAAAATTGGTAAAAAAATAAACACTTTATTAGTATACAGTCTTGAAAAAATCGATCAAGAACTTATTGAAAGAGATAATATAGAAGAAGTTATCATATCTGTTCAAAATATCGATTCATCAAGGTTACTCCAAATTTCAGGATTATTATTTGAGTTAGGTCTAAAAGTTAAAATCGTGCCTCCTGTACAGCATTGGATTGATGGAGATTTGAGCTTAGGTCAAATTAAGGAAGTCAATATTGAGGATTTATTAGGTAGAGACCCTATCTCTATTACAAATCCAGCACTTCTAGACGAGTATGAGAACCAGATTATTTTAATTAGTGGTGCTGCAGGATCAATTGGAAGCGAGATTGCAAAAAAAGCTACTAATTACAATTATAAAAAATTGATTCTTATTGATACTGCGGAATCACCTTTGTATGATTTACAACAAGAATTTGTTCAAAAGAACGTTAAGAATTTTATAGCCATCGTTGCAGATGTCCGGGATTTTAGACGAATGGAAAAATTGTTTCAACAATATAAGCCCAATATCGTTTTCCATGCTGCAGCTTACAAGCATGTTCCTTTAATGGAAAACAATCCATTTGAAGCAGTTACCGTGAATATTGGAGGGACACGTCATATGGCAAGTCTTTCTGTAAAATATGGTGTAAACAAATTTGTTTTAATTTCTACTGATAAAGCTGTAAATCCAACAAATGTTATGGGTGCCACAAAACGTATTGCAGAGCTATACGTCAATTGTTTGCAAGGAAAAGGTAAAACTAAATTTATAACTACAAGATTTGGAAACGTATTAGGATCCAATGGTTCTGTAATTCCGTTGTTTAAGAAGCAAATTGACAACGGAGGTCCATTAACTGTAACGCATAAAGATATTACTCGTTATTTTATGACCATTTCTGAAGCATGTCAACTCGTTTTAGAAGCTGCTACAATGGGTAATGGAGGAGAGATTTTTGTTTTTGATATGGGAGAATCGGTAAAAATATATGACCTTGCCAAGAACATGATTATTCTATCTGGACTTCGTTTCCCTGAAGATATTGATATTAAAATAACAGGATTAAGACCTGGAGAAAAAATATATGAAGAGCTTTTAGCTGATGGCGAAAACACAAGGCCAACATACCATGATAAAATCATGATTGCCAAAACAAAGCAAATTGATGTGCTTACTATCAGTGATAAGATATCTAATTTATGTGCTGTAAGCTCAAAATCACAAAACCTTGAGATTGTTTCTTTAATTAAAGAAATCATCCCAGAATATATTTCTAATAACTCTAAATATGAGGTATTGGATTCCAAAAAATAA
- a CDS encoding polysaccharide biosynthesis/export family protein, with protein sequence MLKPLKLIIKSLIILSFTFLLASCGSKKELVYFQDEPIADQSLSELDNFYEIRYKPNDILTIDVSAVNVESVAPFNLPTVAYNSTADATSQATILRQTYLIDGSGNIEFPVLGTIKIGGLTRNEATEMLKEKIGEYVKEFIVNIRLINFSITILGDVNNPGTFTVQGERISLSQALGLAGDLTIYGKRDNILLIREVDGKKKYAKYDLTSVNVVNSPVYYLSQNDVIYVEPNNAKIKTSSYNPNTGVLISAVSTLATIAAIFIFRN encoded by the coding sequence ATGCTTAAACCTTTAAAACTCATTATAAAGTCATTAATTATTTTGTCTTTTACATTTCTGTTAGCATCTTGTGGGTCTAAGAAAGAGCTAGTATACTTTCAAGATGAACCAATTGCCGATCAAAGTTTAAGTGAATTAGATAATTTTTATGAGATTCGTTACAAACCTAACGATATTTTAACCATTGATGTCTCTGCAGTAAATGTGGAGTCTGTAGCTCCATTTAACTTACCTACTGTAGCTTATAATTCTACTGCTGATGCAACAAGCCAAGCTACAATTTTGCGTCAAACTTATTTAATAGATGGTAGTGGCAATATAGAATTTCCAGTTTTGGGTACCATAAAAATAGGTGGATTAACTCGAAACGAAGCAACAGAAATGCTCAAAGAAAAAATTGGAGAATATGTAAAAGAGTTTATCGTTAATATACGACTCATTAATTTTTCAATCACAATATTAGGTGATGTAAACAATCCTGGAACGTTTACTGTTCAAGGTGAACGTATTTCTCTTTCTCAAGCTTTAGGTTTAGCTGGAGATTTAACAATATATGGAAAGCGAGATAATATTTTACTTATACGCGAAGTTGATGGAAAAAAGAAATATGCTAAATATGATCTAACATCTGTAAATGTTGTGAACTCACCAGTATATTACCTTTCTCAAAACGACGTCATTTATGTAGAACCTAATAACGCCAAAATAAAAACGTCGTCCTATAATCCAAACACAGGTGTACTTATATCTGCTGTTTCAACATTAGCAACTATAGCTGCTATTTTTATTTTTAGAAATTAA
- a CDS encoding GumC family protein: MPQNSVANKDTIISLIELYLSKWKFIIFCLIIALSIAFLKIRYSTNIYQANATIKLKEDENSRNLSELSALQSGGLGGSALPNVLDEIEIIKSRSIITKVVEELKLNTTFYLTGKVKKEEIYSNPPLNINFFMADSIVENISKSLYIKILSAQKYELSNIDYNKLLEFNDGERTTHSFGEKVKSSFGEFVLTPNLGTYGSTPGSHIEISLRPVHSVTESYLANINVSTTDKSNVINLSLKEAIKEKARLILNKVIEKYNEDVINDKEKIVQTTTDFITNRLQVVSNELEQVDFTAESLQKDNRLTALGSQSNIFLESERQTEAQINQTSTQLQLAEFMSDRLEDNNSDTDLLPADIGLTDSNVSQITNQYNELVLQRDRILKNSSNKNPTVVNLNNQINALKNNLNQSIENIKSSNQITLNNLNRENSRIRGQIYSAPTKERQFRDIKRQQDIKESLYLYLLQKREETAITLGMSSANAKVVDLAYASDSPVAPNRQIIYLASILIGLFIPVSLIYAQDLIDNKIHTKEDVQRLIKAPFIGDIPKGDGKLKVVSKVDYSPRAEAFRIIRTNIDFMLQKVDVHCKTIFVTSTTAQEGKSHTTTNLASSFSFSEKKVLLIETDIRVPRVNDYLNIKASKGLTDYISDKSLSVEDVTVKIKDNPFLDVIPSGTIPPNPAELLMSNRVNDLFEKAKTEYDYIVVDTAAVGLVTDTLLISDHADIFIYVVSANNIDKRQLHIAQTMYEEKRLPNMVTLLNGSVKRNGYGYGYGYGNNPNRKKKWYQFKK, encoded by the coding sequence ATGCCTCAAAATTCTGTTGCCAATAAAGACACCATAATAAGTCTGATTGAATTATATCTTTCAAAATGGAAGTTCATTATATTTTGCTTAATAATAGCACTTTCAATAGCATTTTTAAAAATTAGATATAGTACGAATATATATCAGGCAAATGCTACAATTAAACTAAAGGAAGATGAGAATTCTCGTAATTTATCAGAACTTTCTGCGCTTCAAAGTGGAGGCTTAGGAGGCAGTGCCCTACCAAATGTTTTAGATGAAATAGAAATTATAAAATCTAGATCCATTATTACAAAAGTAGTTGAAGAACTTAAATTAAATACTACTTTTTATTTGACCGGAAAGGTAAAAAAAGAAGAAATATATTCTAATCCACCATTGAATATAAATTTTTTCATGGCAGATTCTATTGTTGAAAACATTAGCAAATCATTATACATTAAGATTTTATCGGCTCAAAAATATGAGCTTTCTAATATTGATTACAACAAATTACTAGAGTTTAATGATGGTGAGAGAACAACCCATAGTTTTGGTGAAAAAGTAAAATCCTCTTTTGGCGAGTTTGTGCTTACACCAAATTTAGGTACTTATGGCTCAACTCCTGGGTCTCATATCGAAATCAGTTTAAGACCTGTTCATAGTGTAACTGAATCATACCTTGCGAACATTAATGTGAGTACTACTGATAAGTCTAACGTTATAAATCTATCGCTTAAAGAAGCAATAAAAGAAAAAGCTAGACTTATACTTAATAAAGTCATTGAAAAATATAACGAAGATGTTATAAATGATAAAGAAAAAATTGTTCAAACCACTACTGATTTTATTACTAACAGATTACAAGTTGTCTCAAACGAACTGGAACAAGTAGATTTTACTGCTGAAAGTCTACAAAAAGACAATAGACTCACAGCTTTAGGTTCGCAATCAAACATATTTCTAGAAAGTGAGCGCCAAACTGAAGCTCAAATTAATCAAACCAGTACACAATTACAGTTGGCTGAGTTTATGAGTGATCGTCTTGAAGACAATAATAGTGATACAGATCTTTTACCTGCAGATATTGGATTAACAGACAGTAATGTGTCTCAAATAACAAATCAGTATAATGAGCTTGTATTACAACGTGATAGAATTTTGAAAAATTCCAGTAACAAAAACCCAACAGTAGTTAATTTAAATAATCAAATAAATGCATTAAAGAACAATCTCAATCAAAGTATAGAGAACATAAAGTCTTCCAATCAAATCACACTTAACAATCTAAATAGAGAGAACTCGAGAATTCGTGGTCAAATATACTCAGCTCCAACCAAAGAAAGACAGTTTAGAGATATCAAGCGTCAACAGGATATCAAAGAATCTCTTTATTTATATTTATTACAAAAGCGTGAAGAAACAGCTATAACTTTAGGTATGTCATCCGCTAATGCAAAAGTTGTTGATCTAGCCTATGCTAGCGACAGTCCAGTAGCGCCAAATAGACAAATTATTTATTTAGCCTCAATACTAATAGGGCTCTTTATACCTGTTTCATTGATTTACGCTCAAGATTTAATTGATAATAAAATACATACAAAAGAAGACGTACAAAGATTAATTAAAGCACCTTTTATTGGAGATATCCCTAAAGGAGACGGTAAATTGAAAGTGGTTAGCAAAGTAGATTATTCCCCAAGAGCAGAAGCGTTTAGAATCATTAGAACCAATATTGATTTCATGCTTCAAAAGGTAGATGTACATTGTAAGACTATTTTTGTAACATCAACTACAGCACAAGAAGGTAAATCACACACGACAACCAATCTCGCTTCTTCCTTTTCATTTTCAGAAAAAAAGGTACTACTCATAGAAACAGATATTCGTGTACCTCGAGTTAATGATTATTTAAATATTAAAGCAAGCAAAGGGCTTACAGACTATATTTCAGATAAAAGTCTATCTGTAGAAGACGTGACAGTAAAAATAAAGGACAATCCTTTTTTAGATGTGATTCCATCGGGAACAATACCGCCAAATCCTGCCGAATTACTGATGAGCAATCGCGTAAACGATCTTTTTGAAAAAGCTAAAACAGAATACGACTACATTGTGGTAGATACTGCTGCAGTTGGCCTGGTTACAGATACACTTTTAATTAGTGACCACGCAGATATATTTATTTATGTGGTGAGCGCCAATAATATTGATAAGCGTCAATTGCACATCGCACAAACAATGTACGAAGAAAAACGACTGCCAAACATGGTGACATTATTAAACGGTAGCGTCAAGAGAAATGGTTATGGCTATGGGTACGGATATGGAAATAATCCCAACCGAAAAAAGAAATGGTACCAGTTCAAAAAGTAA
- a CDS encoding proline dehydrogenase family protein has protein sequence MNTSTLFDNTEVAFALKNDSQLERAYFLFKMISYEPMVRIGTAATNFALKAHLPVEGLIRSTVFDHFCGGVNEEDCLPVIDNMYTKGVSSVLDYSVEGKEDESTFDEARDKILKIIRFADEKEAMPIVVFKPTGFGRFYLYQKIGEGKNLTSEEQKEWDRIVARFDTVCKLAKEKDVEVLIDGEESWMQDAADDLCEFMMQKYNTDKPIVYNTLQTYRWDRFDYLKELHERAKQNHFKIGFKIVRGAYMEKERKRAEEKNYQSPICENKKATDENFDKCMSYILNNLDDISLFIGTHNEQSCYLAMEMMAEKGIEKTDNNVWFGQLYGMSDHISFNLAEQGYNVAKYVPFGPVKDVMPYLIRRAEENTSVAGQTSRELNLLKQEKKRRKL, from the coding sequence ATGAATACATCTACACTTTTTGATAATACCGAAGTTGCATTTGCCCTCAAAAATGATTCACAGCTTGAGCGTGCGTATTTTTTATTTAAAATGATATCGTACGAACCCATGGTGCGCATTGGTACAGCAGCTACAAATTTTGCTTTAAAGGCTCATTTACCTGTTGAGGGATTAATTCGTTCTACTGTTTTTGATCACTTTTGTGGAGGTGTAAATGAAGAAGATTGCTTGCCCGTAATCGATAATATGTATACCAAGGGTGTGAGTTCTGTTCTAGATTACTCGGTAGAAGGCAAGGAGGACGAATCTACATTTGATGAGGCTCGAGATAAGATTTTAAAGATAATTAGGTTTGCAGATGAAAAGGAGGCCATGCCAATAGTGGTGTTTAAGCCTACTGGATTTGGACGTTTTTATCTGTACCAGAAAATTGGTGAGGGTAAAAATTTGACTTCTGAAGAGCAAAAGGAATGGGATCGCATTGTTGCACGTTTTGATACGGTTTGCAAACTTGCAAAGGAAAAAGATGTTGAAGTTTTAATAGATGGTGAAGAAAGCTGGATGCAGGATGCAGCAGATGACCTTTGCGAGTTCATGATGCAAAAATATAATACAGATAAGCCTATTGTTTATAACACTTTGCAGACCTACCGTTGGGACAGATTTGATTATTTAAAAGAGTTGCATGAACGTGCCAAACAAAATCACTTTAAAATTGGTTTTAAAATAGTACGTGGTGCATATATGGAAAAAGAACGAAAAAGGGCAGAGGAGAAGAACTATCAATCACCAATTTGTGAAAATAAAAAGGCTACGGACGAGAATTTTGATAAGTGTATGTCCTACATTCTCAATAATCTTGATGATATTTCATTGTTTATAGGTACGCACAATGAGCAAAGTTGTTATCTGGCTATGGAGATGATGGCAGAAAAGGGCATTGAAAAAACCGACAACAATGTCTGGTTTGGACAGCTTTACGGAATGAGCGATCACATAAGTTTCAATCTTGCAGAGCAAGGCTACAATGTTGCTAAATATGTGCCTTTTGGACCCGTAAAGGATGTGATGCCTTATTTGATACGACGTGCGGAGGAAAACACTTCGGTTGCAGGTCAAACAAGTAGAGAACTTAATCTATTGAAGCAGGAAAAGAAAAGACGCAAGTTATGA
- the aroB gene encoding 3-dehydroquinate synthase, giving the protein MNSIETKTYSVHFSEKAYLELNNYINDHNFSKIFILVDSNTHQLCLPKFMAQLETQTAIEIIEIEAGEEHKTIDTCVGVWNAFSDLGADRKSLLLNLGGGVVTDLGGFVACTFKRGIKYINIPTSLLAMVDASVGGKTGVDLGALKNQVGVISSGDMVIIDTSYLDTLPQNQMKSGLAEMLKHGLIVDKDYFDKLTNLSKLTLNDLDTLIHESVVIKKDIVTKDPFEQNERKHLNFGHTLGHAIESYFLSHTKKEALLHGEAIAIGMILESFISSEILNLPKPDLEYITQSLNNIYKPVIIKSSDYDAIIELLKYDKKNEHGNINFVLLEAIGKPKVDCLVDNGLIKKSFEYYTQSCK; this is encoded by the coding sequence ATGAATTCTATTGAAACCAAAACATACTCCGTTCATTTTAGTGAAAAGGCTTATTTAGAGCTAAATAACTATATAAATGACCACAATTTTTCTAAGATTTTTATTTTGGTAGATAGCAATACCCATCAACTTTGTTTACCTAAGTTTATGGCACAATTAGAAACTCAAACCGCTATTGAAATCATAGAAATTGAAGCTGGAGAAGAGCATAAAACCATAGATACTTGTGTTGGTGTATGGAATGCGTTTTCAGATTTAGGTGCAGATCGCAAAAGCCTGCTCCTCAATCTTGGTGGTGGCGTTGTGACAGATTTGGGTGGTTTTGTAGCATGCACATTCAAACGAGGTATCAAGTACATCAATATCCCAACATCATTACTGGCAATGGTTGATGCCTCAGTTGGAGGAAAAACCGGTGTCGATCTTGGTGCTCTAAAAAACCAGGTAGGAGTGATTAGTTCTGGCGATATGGTAATTATTGACACCTCCTATTTAGATACGCTTCCTCAAAATCAAATGAAATCTGGTCTAGCCGAAATGTTAAAACATGGTCTCATCGTCGATAAAGACTATTTTGATAAACTAACTAACTTATCAAAACTCACATTAAATGATTTAGACACTTTAATTCATGAGTCTGTCGTTATAAAAAAAGACATTGTCACCAAAGATCCCTTTGAGCAAAACGAACGCAAGCACCTCAATTTTGGGCACACATTAGGTCACGCCATAGAATCTTATTTTTTAAGTCACACCAAAAAGGAAGCACTGTTGCATGGCGAAGCTATTGCCATTGGGATGATCTTGGAATCTTTTATCTCTTCGGAAATTTTAAATCTCCCAAAACCAGATTTAGAATACATCACTCAGTCTTTAAATAACATTTATAAACCAGTAATCATTAAATCATCAGATTACGATGCCATTATTGAGTTATTAAAATATGACAAAAAAAATGAGCATGGCAATATTAACTTTGTTTTGTTAGAGGCTATTGGTAAACCCAAAGTAGATTGCTTGGTCGATAATGGGTTAATTAAAAAGAGTTTTGAATATTATACTCAAAGCTGTAAATGA